A single region of the candidate division KSB1 bacterium genome encodes:
- a CDS encoding T9SS type A sorting domain-containing protein produces the protein MPRRYLVAVLSSAVLLMVFSIVAMKQSNLPVSRNGIDVSLSKSEDHKGEKMDSPELFAEFHYGIRTREGEAGPSYPMNYQIVELLKARGVTSTQALSKASSAQKLNWIERGPGNVAGRTRSIIVDPADPTNNTWLVGSVGGGIWKTPDAGKTWQEMTAGLTNLATSTLAMGGVESEVIYAGTGEGFRNVDQISGNGVWKSTDRGRSWQQLASTINNDFRNITRVIVDPKNENVVLVSTAAGFNGEGRNGIFRSTDGGQTWALVYSSNRSVEQILANPKNFNTQFATVNGVGVLKSTDGGKTWSLASAGLNGARFEMAIAPSDTNRLFVSAEGTVATLYVSDDAGATWAAAKVDPPDATAVDFLGGQGWYDNTIAVDPFDKETVYAGGVSIFKFVVKPGASQNERVLLGIDYVNTSSFFTLVNITGSINGVVASGSGYVPASEQVSVELRFGPGRTQKAHRFTVPAGATSGVADANYTYRDYIDVPFQVWDVDNNRQLMVAFRDQLADGQFNMEIQTSERSREYIMPQLVPYSTTPSPDIAKNGGQAFKRLYLIWPVLPDGGVWNPTNLPNAVFRVRWGNINTKTVTRTIFQDSYQQFGGSNKGVHPDHHQLLLIPTDAAQKKFRLINANDGGISYSDDGGATFSQTGYSFSTTFPATLRGYNTSQFYGVDKMNGADRYIGGTQDNGTFVSPANPDAKSEWVRAPSGDGFEAVWHYRDPQKLLQSAQFNSIRRSLNGGSSWSTVSPPDNTSANAPFFTKIAKSKQDPELVFAIGLSGIWRSDNFATSWTLTRMPSGFVGNSSFSQVKISLASPDVVWAGRSLSTTTPLFVSTDGGVTFNRTQTYTQNLGSLTGIATHPTDEKTAYALFSFARSPKILRTRNLGQTWEDISGFGTNPTSSNGFPDVATFSLLVMPYDTNIMWAGTEIGIFESTDGGKNWKYADNGLPPVAVWEMLIVNDEVVVATHGRGVWSVSLPQLAGYEPPAAVLAPRLLSLAGGLGGVVAANVSLRSAYDSSLVVVDGAKVLRLPANPAAKDTSVQVIVPVAAPKTANVSLLSYRAGKSYSSGVGTLPLLPLQQATVKYSNNFNNPTQAAEDFAIDGLNFDSPDIFTSGVLNSPHPYLVNKDHTAILLKPITVASANATLQYDDIAIVQPAQDYVVIEGTADFGQTWKALRPRYDASADSRWLSAYNNNQPGQESMFKKQEINLLNTFAAGEKIVIRFRLFSNAQTVSWGWAIDNLLIQDKVTAVEAETPVPLTFNLAQNYPNPFNPSTTITYALPKPSEVQLTVYNAFGQKVRTLVDDKQAPGNYQVVWNGTNDAGESVATGVYFYKIIAADYVRTLKMLFVK, from the coding sequence ATGCCTCGTCGCTACCTCGTCGCTGTGCTGTCAAGTGCGGTTTTACTCATGGTTTTTTCGATTGTTGCGATGAAACAATCGAATCTTCCGGTAAGCCGTAATGGAATCGATGTTTCGCTTTCAAAGTCCGAAGACCACAAGGGGGAAAAAATGGACAGTCCGGAATTATTCGCTGAATTTCATTACGGCATTCGCACGCGCGAGGGCGAAGCCGGGCCGTCTTATCCGATGAATTACCAGATTGTCGAGCTGCTGAAGGCCAGAGGCGTGACCTCGACGCAGGCGCTGAGCAAGGCCAGCAGCGCCCAAAAATTGAACTGGATCGAGCGCGGCCCGGGCAACGTTGCCGGGCGAACGCGGAGCATCATCGTCGATCCGGCTGATCCGACGAACAACACCTGGCTTGTCGGCTCAGTCGGCGGCGGAATCTGGAAAACGCCGGACGCCGGCAAAACCTGGCAGGAAATGACGGCGGGCTTGACGAATTTGGCGACCAGCACATTGGCGATGGGCGGCGTCGAATCCGAAGTGATTTACGCCGGCACCGGCGAGGGTTTTCGCAACGTCGATCAGATTAGCGGCAACGGCGTTTGGAAATCGACCGATCGCGGCAGAAGCTGGCAGCAGCTTGCCAGTACGATCAACAATGATTTTCGCAACATCACCCGCGTGATCGTCGATCCCAAAAATGAAAATGTCGTTCTGGTCTCGACGGCTGCCGGCTTCAACGGCGAGGGGCGAAACGGCATTTTCCGAAGCACGGACGGCGGCCAAACTTGGGCGCTGGTTTATTCCAGTAATCGCTCAGTGGAGCAAATTCTCGCCAATCCGAAAAATTTCAACACACAATTTGCCACCGTCAATGGTGTGGGTGTGCTGAAATCAACCGATGGCGGAAAAACCTGGTCTTTGGCGTCGGCGGGGTTGAACGGCGCCCGCTTTGAGATGGCGATAGCGCCGAGCGACACCAACCGGCTTTTCGTTTCAGCCGAAGGCACGGTGGCGACGCTTTATGTTTCGGATGACGCCGGCGCGACGTGGGCGGCGGCCAAAGTTGACCCGCCGGATGCCACCGCCGTCGATTTTCTCGGCGGACAGGGTTGGTATGACAACACTATTGCGGTTGACCCGTTCGACAAAGAAACCGTTTACGCCGGCGGCGTTTCCATTTTTAAATTTGTGGTCAAACCCGGCGCTTCGCAAAACGAGCGCGTGCTGCTTGGAATTGATTACGTCAACACCTCTTCGTTTTTCACTTTGGTGAATATCACCGGCTCGATCAATGGTGTGGTGGCGAGCGGCAGCGGTTATGTTCCAGCCAGCGAGCAGGTCTCGGTTGAGTTGCGTTTCGGGCCGGGCCGAACGCAAAAGGCGCATCGCTTCACCGTGCCGGCGGGCGCCACCAGCGGCGTGGCGGATGCCAATTACACCTATCGCGATTATATCGACGTTCCGTTTCAAGTTTGGGACGTGGACAACAATCGCCAACTCATGGTGGCGTTTCGCGACCAGCTTGCCGACGGCCAATTCAATATGGAAATTCAAACTTCCGAGCGGTCGCGTGAATACATTATGCCGCAATTGGTGCCTTATTCCACGACACCTTCCCCCGACATTGCCAAAAATGGCGGGCAGGCGTTCAAGCGCTTGTATTTGATCTGGCCGGTTTTGCCGGACGGCGGCGTTTGGAACCCCACTAATCTGCCCAATGCCGTCTTTCGCGTACGCTGGGGAAATATCAACACCAAAACCGTGACGCGGACGATTTTTCAGGATAGTTACCAACAGTTCGGCGGCTCGAACAAAGGCGTTCACCCCGATCATCACCAACTGCTGTTGATTCCGACCGATGCGGCACAAAAAAAATTCCGGCTTATCAACGCCAACGACGGCGGGATTTCTTATTCCGATGACGGCGGCGCGACCTTTTCGCAAACCGGCTACTCATTCAGCACAACCTTTCCGGCGACCCTGCGCGGCTACAATACCTCGCAGTTTTACGGCGTCGATAAAATGAACGGCGCCGATCGCTACATCGGTGGCACGCAGGACAATGGCACATTCGTGTCGCCGGCCAATCCCGACGCGAAAAGCGAATGGGTGCGCGCGCCCAGCGGCGACGGCTTTGAGGCGGTCTGGCATTATCGCGACCCGCAAAAACTTTTGCAGTCGGCGCAATTCAATTCCATTCGCCGCAGCTTGAACGGCGGCAGTTCCTGGAGCACGGTTTCCCCGCCGGATAACACCAGCGCCAACGCGCCTTTCTTTACGAAAATCGCCAAATCCAAACAAGATCCGGAACTGGTTTTTGCCATCGGCTTGTCGGGAATCTGGCGTTCCGACAACTTTGCCACGAGCTGGACGTTGACGCGGATGCCAAGCGGTTTTGTCGGCAACAGCAGTTTTTCCCAGGTTAAAATTTCTCTGGCCTCGCCGGACGTCGTTTGGGCCGGCCGTTCGCTGAGCACGACCACGCCACTCTTTGTGTCAACCGATGGCGGCGTGACGTTTAATCGCACGCAAACCTATACCCAAAACTTAGGCTCGCTGACCGGCATTGCCACGCATCCGACTGACGAGAAAACCGCCTACGCTTTATTCTCATTCGCCCGCTCGCCGAAAATTTTGCGCACCAGAAATTTGGGCCAAACGTGGGAAGATATTTCCGGTTTTGGCACGAACCCCACCAGTTCCAACGGTTTTCCGGATGTGGCGACGTTCAGTTTGCTGGTTATGCCGTATGACACCAACATTATGTGGGCCGGCACCGAGATCGGCATTTTTGAATCCACCGATGGCGGGAAGAACTGGAAGTACGCCGACAATGGCCTGCCGCCGGTTGCGGTGTGGGAAATGTTGATCGTCAATGATGAAGTGGTGGTGGCCACACACGGCCGCGGTGTTTGGTCGGTGAGCTTGCCGCAATTGGCCGGTTATGAACCGCCGGCAGCGGTTTTGGCGCCGCGGCTGCTCAGCCTCGCCGGTGGTTTGGGCGGCGTCGTGGCCGCCAACGTGAGTTTACGTTCAGCTTACGATTCCAGCCTTGTCGTGGTCGATGGCGCGAAGGTTCTGCGCCTGCCAGCTAACCCCGCCGCCAAAGACACCTCGGTGCAAGTGATCGTTCCAGTCGCCGCGCCGAAAACGGCGAATGTGTCGCTGCTTTCATACCGCGCCGGAAAGAGCTACAGTTCGGGCGTCGGCACGCTGCCGCTGCTGCCGCTGCAACAGGCGACGGTTAAATACAGCAACAATTTCAATAACCCCACCCAAGCGGCTGAAGACTTTGCCATTGATGGTCTCAATTTTGATTCGCCGGATATTTTTACCAGCGGCGTGTTGAACTCGCCGCATCCGTATTTGGTGAACAAAGATCATACCGCGATTCTTCTCAAGCCCATTACCGTGGCTTCGGCAAATGCCACCTTGCAATATGACGACATTGCCATCGTGCAGCCGGCGCAAGATTACGTTGTCATCGAAGGCACGGCGGATTTTGGACAAACCTGGAAAGCGCTGCGGCCGAGATACGATGCCAGCGCCGATTCCAGATGGCTCTCGGCATATAACAATAATCAACCCGGCCAGGAGTCGATGTTCAAAAAACAGGAAATCAACTTGCTGAATACATTTGCCGCCGGAGAAAAAATCGTCATCCGCTTCCGATTGTTCTCGAATGCGCAAACCGTGTCGTGGGGCTGGGCCATCGATAATTTGCTGATTCAGGATAAAGTCACCGCCGTCGAAGCCGAAACGCCGGTGCCGCTCACCTTCAATCTCGCGCAAAATTATCCGAATCCGTTCAACCCCAGCACGACGATCACATACGCGCTGCCGAAGCCTTCCGAGGTGCAATTGACCGTTTATAATGCGTTCGGCCAAAAAGTGCGCACGCTGGTTGACGACAAGCAAGCGCCCGGCAATTATCAAGTCGTTTGGAATGGAACCAACGACGCCGGCGAGTCGGTTGCAACTGGCGTGTATTTCTACAAGATCATCGCAGCGGACTACGTGCGAACGCTCAAAATGTTGTTCGTCAAATAA
- a CDS encoding M14 family metallopeptidase, with amino-acid sequence MKARFCLPILTLLLCANLIFAQEFQFYPNVEYDPAIPTLEQVVGHKWGEKITMHHEVEKYIHRLAEVSKNLQLVKYAETWEGRALYYMIVASEQNLARLDEIKAGMQKLADPRQISAAQADRLLASLPSITWLAYGVHGNEISSTDAALLTAYHLVAAQNDSLAQLVLQNSVVILDPMQNPDGRDRFINYFRQTTGRWPDPDQQAAEHRETWPSGRSNHYLFDMNRDWFAMTQPETRGRVKAYLEWYPQAFVDLHEMGSNATYYFAPPADPLNPEMPPAQIKMLEKYGRNNAKWFDRMKFDYFTREVFDSFYPGYGEGWPMFHGSIGMTYEQASARGLVVKRNDETTMHYRETVQHHFIASLSTAETTARNRAEMLRYFYEYRRSAIEEGRTGEVKEFIIAPGNDPNRAAKLANLLRQQGIEVKKAAATFTNRRVEDYYGSGIQSKSFPAGTFIVSLAQPSKRLAKTLLDKHTPMDDKFLQEQLRREKKRLEHQFYDVTAWSLPLLYDVECYRAHEASVGKFSALDAEASPLSGAIQGGKGQLAYLIPWGTNAAARALAELHRKNIRVFSTDMPFTLSGRKYPRGTLIIKVKDNPDNLFETLGEIAKTENVEIISTNDSWVEEGVNFGSGNVRFLTKPKIVMAYNTPTSSLSAGWTRYLLEQAYGYPVTIMHAEQLGSADLSGYNVLILPDAFGSYDRALGEGNSIEDWIRKGGTLITYGNATQWLTGEKVSLLGTTRELKGGKPDKEEKKDKPDQKKEETKPDLTKPFDVEKEIQPEKELPIETPGAIVRVKLDTEHWLAFGYDGDANVLVNSRNIFTPLKLDKGTNVGLYMPEDKLVLSGFIWEESKKQLANKAYLMHQNLGAGHVVAFAEDPNTRAFFDGTNLLLLNAVFFGPAH; translated from the coding sequence ATGAAAGCCAGATTCTGCCTCCCCATTCTGACTTTGCTTCTCTGCGCGAATTTGATATTCGCGCAGGAATTTCAGTTTTATCCCAACGTTGAGTATGATCCGGCGATTCCCACACTGGAGCAAGTCGTTGGGCACAAGTGGGGCGAGAAAATTACCATGCACCACGAAGTCGAAAAGTATATTCACCGGCTCGCAGAGGTTTCTAAAAATCTCCAGTTGGTGAAATATGCCGAGACGTGGGAAGGCCGGGCGCTTTATTATATGATCGTGGCCTCGGAACAGAATCTGGCTCGTCTCGACGAAATCAAAGCCGGCATGCAAAAGCTGGCTGATCCGCGACAAATTTCTGCGGCGCAGGCGGATCGGCTGCTGGCTTCGCTGCCGTCGATCACCTGGCTGGCGTACGGCGTGCACGGCAATGAAATCTCCAGCACTGACGCGGCCCTGCTCACGGCGTATCATCTCGTCGCAGCTCAAAACGACTCGCTGGCTCAGCTCGTTTTGCAAAACAGCGTCGTGATTCTCGACCCGATGCAAAATCCGGATGGCCGCGATCGTTTCATCAACTACTTTCGCCAAACCACCGGGCGCTGGCCGGATCCGGATCAGCAGGCGGCCGAGCATCGCGAGACCTGGCCGAGCGGGCGGAGCAATCATTATCTTTTCGACATGAATCGCGACTGGTTTGCGATGACACAGCCGGAGACCCGCGGCCGGGTGAAAGCCTATCTCGAATGGTATCCGCAAGCCTTCGTCGACTTGCACGAGATGGGCTCGAACGCGACGTATTATTTCGCTCCGCCGGCGGATCCATTGAATCCCGAAATGCCGCCGGCGCAAATCAAGATGCTGGAAAAATACGGCCGCAACAACGCCAAATGGTTCGACCGCATGAAGTTCGATTATTTCACCCGCGAGGTGTTTGATTCGTTTTATCCCGGCTATGGCGAAGGCTGGCCGATGTTTCACGGCTCGATTGGCATGACCTACGAACAAGCCTCGGCGCGCGGGTTGGTTGTGAAACGCAACGACGAAACCACGATGCATTACCGTGAGACGGTGCAGCATCATTTTATTGCATCGTTGTCGACCGCCGAAACCACCGCCCGCAATCGCGCCGAGATGCTGCGTTATTTTTACGAGTATCGCCGCTCCGCGATTGAAGAAGGCCGGACCGGCGAGGTGAAAGAATTCATCATCGCGCCGGGGAACGACCCCAACCGCGCCGCCAAGCTGGCGAATTTGCTGCGGCAGCAAGGCATCGAAGTCAAAAAAGCAGCGGCAACATTTACCAACCGCCGCGTCGAAGATTATTACGGCAGCGGCATTCAATCCAAAAGTTTTCCGGCGGGAACGTTCATCGTCTCGCTGGCGCAACCCTCCAAGCGGCTGGCGAAAACGCTGTTGGACAAACACACGCCGATGGACGATAAATTTCTCCAAGAACAATTGCGCCGCGAAAAGAAGCGGCTGGAGCATCAGTTTTACGATGTCACCGCCTGGTCGCTGCCGCTTTTGTACGATGTCGAATGCTATCGCGCCCACGAGGCTTCAGTTGGCAAGTTTTCCGCGCTCGACGCAGAAGCTTCCCCGCTGAGCGGGGCGATTCAAGGCGGCAAAGGGCAACTGGCTTATTTGATTCCGTGGGGCACGAACGCCGCGGCAAGGGCGCTGGCGGAATTGCATCGCAAAAACATTCGCGTTTTCAGCACGGACATGCCCTTCACTTTGAGCGGCCGCAAATATCCGCGCGGCACGCTGATCATCAAAGTAAAAGACAATCCAGACAATCTCTTTGAAACACTCGGCGAAATCGCCAAAACGGAAAATGTCGAAATTATTTCGACCAACGACTCGTGGGTTGAGGAGGGCGTGAACTTTGGCAGCGGCAACGTGCGGTTTTTGACCAAGCCCAAAATCGTGATGGCTTACAACACCCCAACCTCCTCCCTATCGGCGGGCTGGACACGATATTTGCTCGAGCAGGCTTATGGCTATCCGGTGACGATCATGCACGCCGAGCAATTGGGCAGCGCCGATTTGTCGGGCTACAACGTACTGATTTTGCCGGACGCTTTCGGCAGTTACGACCGTGCTCTCGGCGAGGGCAATTCGATTGAAGATTGGATTCGCAAAGGCGGCACGTTGATTACTTATGGCAACGCAACGCAGTGGCTGACCGGAGAAAAAGTCAGCTTGCTGGGAACGACCCGCGAGCTGAAAGGCGGCAAGCCGGACAAGGAAGAAAAAAAAGACAAACCGGATCAAAAAAAAGAGGAAACCAAACCGGACTTGACCAAGCCGTTCGATGTGGAAAAGGAAATTCAGCCGGAGAAAGAGTTGCCCATCGAAACGCCCGGCGCCATCGTGCGCGTGAAATTGGACACCGAGCATTGGCTGGCGTTCGGCTACGACGGCGATGCGAATGTGCTGGTCAACAGCCGCAACATTTTTACCCCGCTGAAGCTTGACAAAGGTACCAACGTTGGTCTGTATATGCCGGAAGACAAGCTGGTGTTGAGCGGTTTCATCTGGGAGGAGTCCAAAAAGCAATTGGCGAACAAGGCGTATTTGATGCACCAAAATCTCGGCGCCGGCCACGTCGTGGCGTTTGCCGAAGATCCGAACACGCGGGCGTTCTTTGACGGCACCAATCTGCTGTTGCTGAACGCGGTTTTCTTCGGGCCGGCGCATTAG
- a CDS encoding cysteine peptidase family C39 domain-containing protein gives MNEKRPISTPPFHRQETPDPCAVACLRAVLHFHGHFTEEASLREMCGTTAPGTLADDLVKCARALGFQAQKEYANLEMLKGYLVENHFPILYINLLFIDGIDSVHAVIVTELQDQLLLVIDPLEGERPSPCPPLKAPGRC, from the coding sequence ATGAACGAAAAAAGGCCGATATCGACGCCGCCTTTTCACAGGCAGGAAACGCCTGATCCATGCGCCGTGGCTTGTTTACGCGCGGTCTTGCATTTCCATGGTCATTTCACGGAAGAAGCTTCGCTGCGTGAAATGTGCGGCACCACGGCGCCGGGAACATTGGCAGATGATTTAGTCAAGTGTGCTCGCGCCCTGGGCTTTCAGGCGCAGAAAGAGTATGCCAACTTGGAAATGCTGAAAGGGTATCTTGTCGAAAATCATTTCCCGATTCTTTATATCAACTTGCTCTTCATTGACGGCATTGATTCAGTACATGCTGTGATTGTCACTGAATTGCAAGATCAGCTCCTTCTTGTCATTGATCCACTTGAAGGGGAGCGCCCATCCCCTTGCCCGCCTTTGAAAGCTCCTGGAAGATGCTGA
- a CDS encoding aminomethyltransferase family protein: protein MPLPTPFYSRMAPLCQSYDWRNWAGYLSVSVYEMSHEREYYAIRNAVALIDVTPLFKYEISGPDAVRLVDRIITRDAKKCAVGQVMYTPWCDEHGKMIDDGTVARLSENHFRLTSADPNLRWFQDCGFGMNVDVVDVSSELAALSVQGPKSRELLQQAVTGADIAGLKFFRLAHGKIGEFPVTITRTGYTGDLGYELWVNPQHAEKLWDVLMEKGKGCGALPVGMVAMDIARVEAALLLGDVDYVSSHKAITEARKSSPLEAGLEWTVKFDKGDFVGRKALLAEKQRGPKWKFVGLEVNWDELEALYAAADLPPQVAGRASRLAVPVFKNGKQIGQATSSTFSPILKKFIAIGTVESQYAALGTKVEMEITVEFARHHAPAKIVKTPFFDPARKKA, encoded by the coding sequence ATGCCCCTTCCCACTCCCTTTTATTCCCGCATGGCGCCGTTGTGCCAAAGTTACGACTGGCGCAACTGGGCCGGTTATTTGTCGGTCAGTGTTTATGAAATGTCGCACGAGCGCGAGTATTACGCCATTCGCAACGCCGTGGCGCTGATTGACGTCACGCCGCTGTTCAAATATGAAATCAGTGGTCCGGACGCCGTCCGCCTCGTCGACCGCATCATCACGCGCGACGCCAAAAAATGCGCCGTCGGACAAGTCATGTACACGCCGTGGTGCGACGAGCACGGCAAGATGATCGACGACGGCACGGTGGCGCGCTTGTCGGAAAATCATTTTCGCCTCACCTCCGCTGATCCGAATTTGCGCTGGTTTCAAGATTGCGGCTTTGGCATGAATGTCGATGTCGTCGACGTATCATCGGAATTGGCGGCGTTGTCGGTCCAAGGTCCGAAATCGCGCGAGCTGCTTCAGCAGGCGGTGACCGGCGCGGATATCGCCGGCCTGAAATTTTTCCGGTTGGCGCACGGGAAAATCGGAGAATTTCCGGTGACCATCACGCGCACCGGTTACACCGGCGATCTCGGCTACGAGCTGTGGGTCAACCCTCAACATGCCGAAAAGTTGTGGGATGTTTTAATGGAAAAAGGCAAAGGCTGCGGGGCGTTACCCGTCGGCATGGTGGCGATGGACATCGCGCGCGTGGAAGCCGCCTTGCTGCTCGGGGATGTCGATTATGTTTCGAGCCACAAAGCCATCACCGAAGCCCGCAAATCCTCTCCGCTCGAAGCCGGTTTGGAATGGACCGTTAAATTTGATAAAGGTGATTTCGTTGGCCGCAAAGCCTTGCTCGCCGAAAAACAACGCGGCCCAAAATGGAAATTTGTCGGCCTCGAAGTGAATTGGGATGAATTGGAAGCTTTGTATGCCGCGGCCGATTTGCCGCCGCAAGTCGCCGGCCGCGCCTCGCGCCTCGCCGTGCCGGTTTTCAAAAACGGCAAACAAATCGGCCAGGCCACCAGCAGCACCTTCTCCCCCATTCTCAAAAAGTTCATCGCCATCGGCACTGTCGAGAGCCAGTATGCCGCCCTCGGCACGAAAGTCGAGATGGAAATCACCGTCGAATTTGCCCGCCATCACGCGCCGGCGAAGATCGTCAAAACGCCGTTTTTTGATCCGGCGAGGAAGAAGGCGTAG
- a CDS encoding NAD(P)/FAD-dependent oxidoreductase: protein MKTMPQTYDAIIIGAGHNGLVAAAYLAKAGKKVLVLEKRHLVGGASVTEEIFPGFKFSVFSYVVSLFRPEIIRDLDLPRHGLMILPLPSTLTPLPNGDYLYRDWDHFRTLRDIARHSRRDAEAYDEYGRTMYFMAKAVKYLLGIIPPDPTTLHPKDLLGLAELGKHIRGLGEENIYTLTKLMTMSSADFLEEWFETEVLKATLSSSGIIGTFLGPRSPGTAYVLLHHYMGEIDGSFRAWGFAKGGTGGISEAIASAARGFGAEIRCDAPVAKVIVKNQTAAGVALENGDEFYGKIIVSSLDPKHTFLKLLDASLLPEALVTAIRNFNIRGSSAKVNLALAALPNWACMPGDGPHLRGAFSISPSLDYLERAYDDAKYGNFSRRPYIDIIIPSMIDPDMAPPGKHVMSCFVQYAPYQLREGTWEQKREALGDAVVDTLAEYIPNLKNIILHRQVMTPWDIEQTIGLSQGNIFQGELTLSQLFFLRPAAGYANYRTPIRNYYQCGSGTHPGGGITGAPGRLAALEILKRFHA from the coding sequence ATGAAAACCATGCCCCAAACCTACGACGCCATCATCATCGGCGCTGGCCACAACGGCCTCGTCGCAGCGGCTTATTTAGCCAAAGCCGGCAAAAAAGTCCTCGTCCTGGAAAAACGTCATCTCGTCGGCGGCGCTTCGGTGACGGAGGAAATTTTTCCCGGTTTCAAATTTTCCGTCTTCTCCTATGTGGTGAGTTTGTTTCGACCGGAAATCATCCGTGATCTCGATTTGCCGCGGCACGGCTTGATGATTCTGCCGCTGCCGAGCACGCTTACGCCTCTGCCCAACGGCGACTATCTCTATCGTGATTGGGATCACTTTCGCACGCTGCGCGACATCGCGCGGCATTCGCGGCGCGATGCGGAGGCGTATGATGAATATGGCCGCACGATGTATTTCATGGCGAAGGCGGTGAAATACCTCCTCGGCATCATCCCGCCCGATCCGACCACGCTCCATCCCAAAGATTTGCTCGGGCTTGCCGAGCTCGGCAAACACATTCGCGGCCTGGGAGAAGAAAATATTTACACCTTGACCAAGCTGATGACAATGAGTTCTGCCGATTTTTTGGAAGAATGGTTCGAGACGGAGGTTTTGAAAGCGACGCTTTCATCGAGCGGCATCATCGGCACTTTTCTCGGGCCGCGATCACCCGGCACGGCGTATGTGTTGCTTCATCATTACATGGGCGAGATCGATGGAAGTTTTCGCGCCTGGGGCTTTGCCAAGGGCGGCACCGGCGGCATCTCGGAAGCGATTGCCAGCGCGGCGCGAGGATTTGGCGCGGAGATTCGCTGCGACGCGCCGGTCGCGAAAGTGATCGTTAAAAATCAAACCGCTGCCGGCGTCGCATTAGAAAACGGCGATGAATTTTACGGCAAGATCATCGTTTCCAGCCTCGATCCCAAGCACACGTTTCTCAAATTGCTTGACGCCTCCCTCCTGCCGGAGGCGTTGGTCACCGCCATTCGCAACTTCAACATTCGCGGCTCCTCGGCAAAAGTGAATTTGGCGTTGGCGGCGCTGCCGAATTGGGCGTGCATGCCCGGCGACGGCCCGCATCTGCGCGGCGCGTTTTCCATCAGCCCGAGTCTCGATTATCTCGAACGCGCGTATGACGATGCCAAATACGGTAATTTCTCGCGGCGGCCCTACATCGATATCATCATTCCGTCGATGATCGATCCCGACATGGCCCCGCCCGGCAAGCACGTGATGTCGTGTTTCGTGCAATACGCGCCGTATCAACTGCGCGAAGGCACATGGGAGCAGAAGCGGGAGGCGCTCGGCGATGCCGTCGTCGACACGCTGGCTGAATACATTCCCAATCTCAAAAATATCATTCTGCATCGCCAGGTGATGACGCCGTGGGACATCGAGCAAACCATCGGCCTCTCGCAGGGCAACATTTTTCAGGGCGAACTGACATTGTCACAATTATTTTTCCTGAGGCCTGCTGCCGGTTATGCCAATTATCGCACGCCGATTCGCAATTATTATCAATGCGGCTCCGGCACGCATCCCGGCGGCGGCATCACCGGCGCGCCGGGGAGGTTGGCGGCGCTGGAGATTTTGAAAAGATTTCATGCGTAA